A window from Mesorhizobium sp. WSM2240 encodes these proteins:
- the trbF gene encoding conjugal transfer protein TrbF: MLFKRPVQRYGKTPEPVTPYQKAGQLWDERIGSARLQARNWRLMAFGCLALATGLSGALLWQSMQSRVVPYVVEVDRFGEARAVAPAIQDYEPSDAQIAWHLGRFISNVRSVSTDPVLVRQNWLSAYDFATDRAALFLNQYAKANDPFGRIGTRSVSVQVTSVVRASESSFQVKWTEQVFERGSLASTTRWTAILTMVIRPPDNTDQLRRNPLGVFVNAIDWSRELDSAAPTPVSPKEPANEE; this comes from the coding sequence ATGCTCTTCAAGCGACCCGTTCAGCGTTACGGGAAGACACCCGAACCCGTCACGCCCTATCAGAAGGCGGGGCAGCTCTGGGACGAGCGCATCGGTTCGGCGCGCCTGCAGGCCAGGAACTGGCGGCTCATGGCCTTTGGCTGCCTGGCCCTGGCGACCGGCCTTTCCGGCGCGCTCTTATGGCAGTCGATGCAAAGCCGCGTCGTGCCTTACGTCGTCGAGGTCGACCGTTTTGGTGAGGCGCGCGCCGTCGCGCCGGCCATCCAGGACTATGAGCCGTCCGATGCCCAGATCGCCTGGCATCTCGGCCGATTCATTTCGAATGTCCGCTCTGTCTCCACTGATCCAGTACTGGTGCGGCAGAACTGGCTGTCGGCCTACGACTTCGCAACCGACCGCGCCGCGCTTTTCCTCAACCAATACGCCAAGGCGAACGACCCGTTCGGCAGAATCGGCACGCGCAGCGTGTCGGTGCAGGTGACCAGCGTGGTCAGGGCGTCCGAGAGCTCGTTCCAGGTCAAATGGACCGAACAGGTTTTTGAGCGGGGTAGCCTCGCCAGCACCACCCGCTGGACCGCGATCCTCACGATGGTGATCCGCCCGCCAGACAACACCGACCAACTGCGCAGGAACCCGCTCGGCGTCTTCGTCAATGCCATCGACTGGTCTCGCGAACTCGACAGCGCCGCGCCGACACCCGTTTCCCCGAAGGAGCCAGCAAATGAAGAATAG
- the trbG gene encoding P-type conjugative transfer protein TrbG, which produces MKNRVPLFRAALIASTSALVLSACASKPVPPPEISYDAAGFKPAAIEKAPVKPVKIVEVPKPLPLPGQLQPEPGIVAKDKRPPTERVADANKAATQEPTKHGYVNAVQVYPYAEGALYQLYAAPERVTDIALQPGETLTSVSAGDTVRWVIGDTVSGTGDNQRTHVLVKPFAPGLTTNLVVTTDRRSYHLQLESTEKTAMAAISWTYSEDQIIALRRRNAEAEAAMPVAYNVALDDIRFRYSITGDTPPWRPVRAFDDGHKVYIEFPRRIDQGEAPPLFVVGVKGDNQLVNYRMRGNYYVVDRLFAAAELRLGTQPQQVVRITRTDGKPRRHPSLFARSGR; this is translated from the coding sequence ATGAAGAATAGAGTGCCATTGTTCCGCGCTGCGCTGATCGCATCAACCTCGGCGCTTGTCCTTTCGGCCTGCGCGTCCAAGCCGGTGCCGCCGCCCGAAATTTCCTACGATGCGGCGGGCTTCAAACCGGCGGCAATCGAGAAGGCGCCGGTCAAGCCGGTCAAGATCGTCGAGGTCCCAAAACCTCTTCCGCTGCCGGGCCAGTTGCAGCCCGAACCGGGAATAGTGGCCAAGGACAAGCGTCCGCCCACGGAGCGCGTCGCCGATGCCAATAAGGCCGCCACTCAGGAGCCCACGAAACATGGCTATGTCAACGCGGTCCAGGTCTACCCATACGCTGAAGGCGCGCTCTACCAGCTCTATGCGGCGCCCGAGCGCGTCACCGACATCGCGCTGCAGCCGGGCGAGACGCTCACATCGGTGTCGGCCGGCGACACGGTGCGCTGGGTGATTGGCGACACGGTGAGCGGCACCGGAGACAACCAACGCACCCATGTCCTGGTCAAGCCTTTCGCGCCGGGACTGACGACTAATCTCGTCGTAACGACGGACCGACGCTCCTACCATCTACAGCTCGAAAGCACGGAAAAGACCGCCATGGCAGCGATTTCCTGGACCTATAGCGAGGACCAGATCATTGCCCTGCGCCGGCGCAATGCTGAAGCCGAGGCTGCCATGCCGGTGGCGTACAACGTGGCGCTGGACGATATCCGCTTCCGCTATTCCATTACCGGCGACACGCCTCCCTGGCGCCCGGTGCGCGCCTTCGACGACGGCCATAAGGTCTATATCGAGTTCCCGCGCCGCATCGACCAAGGCGAGGCCCCGCCGCTCTTCGTGGTCGGCGTCAAGGGCGACAACCAGCTCGTCAACTATCGGATGCGAGGCAACTACTACGTCGTTGACCGGCTCTTTGCCGCCGCCGAACTGCGGCTTGGTACGCAGCCGCAGCAGGTGGTGCGCATCACGCGGACCGACGGCAAGCCACGGCGGCATCCATCGCTCTTTGCCCGCTCCGGCCGGTGA
- a CDS encoding TrbI/VirB10 family protein gives MTGTFQSDVPPKADPEDLQLRASPRRVVRFRRGVIIAIAALGSGAILGVTMIALQGPALRIKEQAEELYDTERKPTAEGLEALPGDYSKIKREAPLLGPPLPGDLGRPILERQRQLGIAPGQDVSAEEQRLAEQAIQARESEVFFRIENRPGEKDTARNRQDARSQLGATLKQPDTGQARASVAPAEGDQNNQQRKLDFLQSRDTGGIYNPHALQVPASPHQVMAGSVIAASLITGIKSDLPGLVVAQVTENVYDTVTGSVLLIPQGSRLIGTYDSVVAFGQRRALLVWQRILLPDGSSIEIDNLPASDTAGYSGLEDEVDFHTWQLIKGIALATLLGVGTELSLGEDESDLVRAIRESTQQNVSRAGQRITEKNLNIQPTITVRPGWPLRVIIHKDLMLRPYSG, from the coding sequence ATGACCGGCACATTCCAATCCGATGTTCCTCCGAAAGCCGATCCCGAGGATCTGCAGCTGCGAGCGTCGCCGCGCCGCGTCGTGCGGTTCAGACGCGGCGTCATCATCGCCATCGCTGCGCTTGGTTCGGGCGCCATTTTGGGCGTCACGATGATCGCGCTGCAGGGACCGGCTCTGCGCATCAAGGAGCAGGCCGAAGAGCTCTACGACACGGAGCGTAAACCGACAGCGGAGGGGCTTGAAGCGCTTCCTGGGGACTACTCCAAAATCAAGCGCGAAGCGCCGCTGCTCGGACCGCCTCTCCCGGGCGACCTTGGGCGACCGATCCTCGAGCGCCAGCGCCAGCTCGGCATTGCGCCGGGACAGGACGTTTCCGCCGAGGAACAGCGCCTGGCGGAGCAGGCGATTCAGGCACGTGAGTCGGAAGTGTTCTTTCGAATCGAGAACAGGCCGGGGGAGAAGGATACCGCACGGAACAGGCAGGATGCGCGTTCGCAGTTGGGGGCAACGCTCAAACAGCCCGACACCGGGCAGGCACGCGCTTCCGTGGCGCCGGCCGAAGGTGACCAGAACAACCAGCAGCGCAAGCTGGATTTCCTGCAATCGCGCGACACCGGCGGCATCTACAATCCGCACGCACTGCAGGTGCCGGCCTCGCCCCATCAGGTCATGGCCGGCAGCGTGATTGCCGCGAGTCTGATCACTGGGATTAAGTCCGACCTGCCGGGTCTCGTCGTCGCCCAGGTCACCGAAAACGTCTACGACACAGTCACCGGCAGTGTCCTGCTGATCCCGCAGGGATCTCGCCTCATCGGTACCTATGACAGCGTCGTTGCCTTCGGCCAAAGGCGCGCGCTGCTCGTCTGGCAGCGCATCTTGCTGCCCGACGGCTCCTCCATCGAAATCGACAACCTGCCCGCCAGCGACACCGCAGGCTACTCCGGCCTTGAGGACGAAGTGGACTTCCATACGTGGCAGCTGATCAAGGGCATCGCGCTCGCCACGCTGCTCGGCGTCGGCACTGAGCTGAGCCTAGGCGAAGATGAAAGTGATCTGGTCCGTGCCATCCGCGAATCCACCCAGCAGAACGTCAGCCGCGCCGGCCAGCGCATCACCGAAAAGAACCTCAACATCCAGCCCACCATCACTGTCCGTCCCGGATGGCCGCTGCGTGTGATCATCCATAAGGACCTCATGTTGCGGCCGTACAGTGGCTGA
- a CDS encoding DUF2274 domain-containing protein, whose product MANLKLGKLPDRSPSKITITVSAELNRALHDYASLYRQTYGESESVAELIPFMLEAFLESDRAFAKAKRDGLAAADMSKESRRRPISGSE is encoded by the coding sequence ATGGCAAATTTGAAGCTGGGAAAGCTGCCCGACCGCTCGCCCTCGAAAATCACCATCACTGTCAGTGCTGAGCTCAACCGGGCGCTTCACGACTACGCATCGCTGTATCGTCAGACTTATGGCGAATCCGAATCTGTCGCTGAACTCATCCCGTTCATGCTTGAGGCATTCCTGGAAAGCGATCGGGCGTTTGCGAAGGCGAAAAGGGATGGCTTGGCGGCCGCCGATATGTCAAAGGAATCGCGGCGCCGACCAATTTCTGGTTCAGAATAG
- a CDS encoding adenylosuccinate synthetase has product MHTIFLLSGAMSSGKSQLAGAFKARFGAKHVSTRELLLQVQPDADRKALIALGLRLDGETDEKWVLDEFLKASGTKLDKHVWLVDAVRTIKQVEHFREHFTERLEYQIVHIHLTAPLGVLRDRYLKRPQDIQEFPSYDEARKHGTEANIENLAAIADRVLETHRCDASSLLARAVAGLGLFPGEVERCVDVLVGAQFGSEGKGNICAHIADEYDVLMRVGGPNAGHKVAYPKYDYVQLPAGTQSNTSAQILVGAGATLSIKQVSKEIQDLRLTGERLSIDPQAIIIEDTDIQQEEGSLEVIGSTKKGVGVATARKIMGRDSEEYWGSRVRLARDIPEFKDFVRCTKTELEKAFAVGKKVLLEGTQGTDLSIHHGSYPHVTSRETTASGCLADAGIAPTRVRKVIMVMRTYPIRVGGTSGPMMEQIQFDAIAERSGITVEEIKKIEVGTVSGKQRRIGEFDWEQARRAAVLNGATDIALTFADYIDIANRKVRRFDQLTSETKAFIEEVERVTNATVSLIAKDFGKDAVIIDRRNWR; this is encoded by the coding sequence ATGCACACAATCTTCCTGCTGTCCGGCGCAATGTCGTCCGGCAAGTCTCAGCTTGCTGGAGCTTTCAAGGCTCGCTTCGGCGCTAAGCACGTATCCACCCGAGAGCTGCTGTTGCAGGTGCAGCCGGATGCCGACAGAAAGGCTCTAATCGCTCTAGGCCTCCGATTGGACGGGGAAACCGACGAGAAGTGGGTGCTCGACGAGTTCCTCAAGGCAAGCGGAACGAAACTCGACAAGCACGTCTGGTTAGTGGATGCGGTGCGGACGATAAAACAGGTCGAGCACTTCCGCGAGCATTTCACGGAGCGCCTGGAGTATCAGATCGTGCATATCCATCTCACTGCACCGTTAGGTGTGCTGCGCGACCGCTATCTCAAGCGACCTCAGGATATCCAGGAATTTCCCAGCTATGACGAAGCAAGGAAGCACGGCACTGAGGCCAACATAGAGAACTTGGCAGCTATTGCTGATCGAGTACTGGAGACGCATCGCTGCGATGCGTCATCGCTTCTGGCACGCGCCGTCGCGGGACTGGGGCTGTTCCCAGGAGAGGTGGAACGTTGCGTCGATGTACTGGTCGGCGCTCAGTTCGGCAGCGAGGGCAAGGGCAACATCTGCGCGCACATCGCCGACGAGTACGACGTGCTAATGCGTGTCGGCGGCCCTAATGCCGGGCACAAAGTGGCTTACCCGAAATACGACTACGTCCAGCTGCCCGCGGGGACGCAGTCCAACACGAGTGCTCAGATTCTCGTCGGTGCAGGTGCCACCCTATCCATCAAGCAAGTGTCGAAGGAGATCCAAGATCTCCGACTCACTGGAGAGCGCCTGTCGATAGATCCCCAGGCGATCATCATCGAAGACACCGATATCCAGCAGGAAGAGGGCAGCCTTGAGGTAATCGGCTCGACCAAGAAAGGGGTGGGGGTTGCCACGGCACGCAAGATCATGGGGCGGGATAGCGAGGAGTACTGGGGCAGCCGTGTCCGCCTCGCTCGGGACATTCCCGAGTTCAAGGACTTTGTTCGCTGCACTAAGACCGAGCTCGAGAAGGCGTTCGCCGTGGGAAAGAAGGTGCTACTGGAGGGCACTCAGGGTACGGACCTCAGCATCCATCATGGGAGCTACCCGCACGTGACCTCGCGAGAGACTACGGCCTCTGGCTGCCTGGCAGACGCCGGTATCGCTCCGACTAGGGTTCGCAAAGTCATCATGGTGATGCGAACCTACCCCATCCGAGTGGGCGGCACGTCTGGGCCGATGATGGAGCAAATCCAGTTCGATGCCATCGCGGAACGCAGCGGGATTACGGTGGAGGAAATAAAAAAAATCGAGGTGGGCACCGTGTCTGGCAAGCAGCGTCGTATTGGCGAATTCGACTGGGAGCAAGCTCGCCGTGCGGCGGTTCTAAACGGCGCCACGGATATCGCGCTGACTTTCGCCGACTATATCGATATCGCAAATCGAAAGGTCCGTCGGTTCGATCAGCTGACGTCGGAAACCAAGGCCTTCATCGAGGAGGTGGAGCGGGTCACCAACGCCACAGTCTCTCTGATAGCCAAGGACTTCGGCAAGGACGCCGTGATCATCGACCGTCGCAACTGGCGCTGA
- a CDS encoding histidine kinase dimerization/phosphoacceptor domain -containing protein produces the protein MIAEHPKTPANSPEQGSAAEELRYRLRQQQLTGEYAYFALQTHDVQALLQEATRVCAEGLQSKMCKIMEYLPAEHQFLVRAGVGWKPGVVGQARVRADTTSPTGYAFKTGEPVISNHLEGESRFRTPALLAEHNVKRAINALIHSGGERFGVLEVDSPVEGRFTEADLVFVKGFANLIGVALERQRTEEALKQQENLLQDALRHQEFLTKEISHRVKNSLSMVASLLSMQSRATDDPALLQALADAQARVQTIARVHDQLWRRDDIRAVDLADYLGDLCDHIRASAPNHQLICDVASVSVPTDQAIPVGLLVNELITNAVKYAYPEGFGEVRLVIAPAEQEGQLCLEISDRGIGLPAGQDFAKSGGLGTKLVSTLSRQLGGEVQWQDAKPGTRFVMVFRPQKNHTQ, from the coding sequence TTGATAGCGGAACACCCCAAAACCCCCGCAAACTCACCCGAGCAGGGCAGCGCTGCCGAAGAGCTGCGCTATCGTTTGCGCCAGCAGCAGCTCACCGGCGAATACGCATACTTCGCCCTCCAAACCCACGATGTTCAGGCCTTGCTACAAGAAGCAACGAGGGTTTGCGCTGAGGGGCTCCAAAGCAAGATGTGCAAGATCATGGAGTACCTCCCGGCTGAGCATCAGTTCCTGGTGCGAGCCGGCGTCGGCTGGAAACCGGGCGTCGTCGGGCAGGCAAGGGTCAGGGCCGATACCACGAGCCCCACCGGCTACGCCTTCAAGACAGGTGAGCCGGTTATCTCCAACCACCTGGAGGGGGAGAGCCGCTTCCGGACACCCGCACTTCTTGCCGAACATAATGTCAAGCGGGCCATCAATGCCTTGATCCACAGCGGCGGCGAACGGTTCGGGGTTCTTGAGGTGGACAGCCCCGTCGAAGGACGGTTCACCGAAGCAGACCTGGTTTTCGTAAAGGGCTTTGCCAACCTGATAGGAGTAGCCCTTGAGCGGCAGCGCACAGAAGAGGCTCTGAAGCAGCAAGAGAACCTGCTGCAGGATGCACTACGCCATCAGGAATTTCTTACCAAAGAGATCAGCCACCGGGTCAAGAACAGCCTGTCCATGGTCGCCAGCTTGTTGAGCATGCAAAGCCGCGCGACAGACGATCCCGCGCTCCTGCAGGCACTCGCCGACGCTCAAGCACGCGTGCAGACCATTGCCAGGGTGCATGACCAGCTATGGCGTAGGGACGATATCCGGGCTGTCGACCTTGCCGATTATCTTGGCGATCTGTGCGACCATATTCGCGCCTCGGCGCCGAACCACCAGTTGATATGCGACGTGGCGTCCGTAAGCGTGCCGACCGATCAGGCCATACCTGTCGGGCTTCTCGTCAACGAACTGATCACCAATGCCGTGAAATACGCCTATCCTGAAGGCTTCGGCGAGGTGCGGCTTGTCATTGCTCCAGCAGAACAGGAAGGCCAGCTATGCCTAGAAATATCGGACCGAGGCATCGGCCTTCCCGCCGGTCAGGACTTCGCAAAATCCGGCGGGCTCGGGACAAAGCTGGTTTCGACGTTGAGCCGTCAGTTGGGCGGAGAGGTCCAGTGGCAGGATGCCAAGCCCGGAACACGTTTCGTCATGGTCTTTCGACCCCAGAAGAACCATACGCAATAG
- a CDS encoding DUF3606 domain-containing protein, which yields MADNKSKTGGADRIRVAGGQEYEVRDFADKFGISSGEARDLIERFGTDRETLEREARKLKK from the coding sequence ATGGCAGACAATAAGAGCAAGACCGGCGGAGCGGATCGCATCCGCGTCGCCGGAGGCCAAGAATACGAAGTCCGCGACTTCGCTGATAAGTTTGGCATCTCCTCAGGCGAGGCTCGCGATCTGATTGAGCGCTTCGGCACTGACCGCGAGACACTTGAGCGCGAGGCGAGGAAACTGAAGAAATGA
- a CDS encoding DUF892 family protein — MEEQAETMLSGQLSRLENYPELSQRIQLHLDETKQQASRLKECLDRIGEGTSTMKDAGGKLMATAQSVSGVFAGDEVMKGSLASYTFEHMEIASYTILIAAANAAGEADVVRVCEQNLREEEAMAEWLRRNLDPTTAMFLARAEADRDEAKR; from the coding sequence ATGGAGGAGCAGGCCGAAACCATGTTGTCGGGGCAGTTAAGCCGGCTTGAGAATTACCCGGAGCTAAGCCAGCGCATCCAGCTCCACCTCGATGAAACGAAGCAGCAGGCTTCCAGGCTGAAAGAATGCCTGGACAGGATCGGCGAAGGCACCTCGACGATGAAGGATGCCGGCGGCAAGCTGATGGCTACGGCGCAATCTGTCAGCGGCGTTTTCGCGGGCGATGAGGTCATGAAGGGATCGCTCGCCAGCTACACCTTCGAACACATGGAAATTGCCTCCTACACGATCCTTATCGCGGCAGCCAACGCCGCCGGGGAAGCCGATGTGGTCAGGGTCTGCGAGCAAAATCTGCGGGAGGAGGAGGCGATGGCGGAATGGCTGCGCCGCAACCTGGACCCGACGACTGCGATGTTCCTGGCCCGGGCCGAAGCCGATCGCGACGAGGCGAAGAGGTAG
- a CDS encoding DUF982 domain-containing protein, whose protein sequence is MKQIHFDRPVRISFGKVGKTRLVHTVWEAMKCLSSDKWPNRAGPMCAMADRACAEPSRDR, encoded by the coding sequence ATGAAACAGATCCACTTCGATCGACCGGTTCGCATCAGTTTCGGTAAAGTTGGGAAAACCCGCCTTGTTCACACGGTCTGGGAAGCGATGAAATGCCTTTCCAGCGACAAATGGCCGAACCGTGCCGGCCCGATGTGTGCAATGGCGGACAGAGCCTGCGCGGAACCATCCAGGGACAGGTGA
- a CDS encoding SIR2 family protein: MKTRRCAGTIEDLAKAVRERKAILFVGAGVSRSVGLPSWETLIDHIASELGLNERRAENGVNHLTLAEYYRLKKGSLGALRSWMDRNWSVSRSEVEKSVLHRLIVTLDFPIIYTTNYDRNLEVAFEILGKEFVKVANARDVARAREGVAQIVKFHGDFDDDDSLVLTETDYYDRLSFDSPLDIKFRADALGRTILFIGYSLSDLNIRLLLHRLWQTWKHSGYAKDRPLSFVFMARRDPIEEAVLANWGIAALSGESDDAQQALTEFLERLTAIVAEA, translated from the coding sequence ATGAAGACGAGGCGATGTGCAGGCACCATCGAGGACCTCGCCAAAGCGGTCCGGGAGCGGAAGGCGATCCTCTTCGTGGGCGCCGGCGTCTCACGAAGTGTCGGGCTTCCGTCTTGGGAGACGCTGATTGACCATATAGCGTCGGAACTCGGGCTGAACGAGCGGCGCGCGGAGAATGGCGTCAATCATCTCACGCTCGCCGAATATTACCGGTTGAAGAAGGGCAGTCTTGGTGCGCTGCGCAGCTGGATGGATCGCAATTGGAGCGTATCCCGCAGCGAAGTGGAAAAATCGGTTCTTCACCGGCTGATCGTAACGCTTGATTTCCCCATCATCTACACCACCAACTACGACCGCAACCTCGAAGTCGCGTTCGAGATTCTAGGAAAGGAATTCGTCAAGGTCGCCAATGCGCGCGACGTGGCACGGGCACGCGAGGGCGTGGCCCAGATCGTCAAGTTCCATGGTGACTTCGATGACGATGATTCACTGGTTCTGACGGAGACGGATTATTACGACCGGCTCTCCTTCGACTCACCGCTCGATATCAAGTTCAGGGCCGACGCGCTTGGCCGTACAATCCTGTTTATCGGATACAGCCTATCGGACCTGAACATCAGGCTCCTCCTACACCGCCTGTGGCAGACCTGGAAACACTCCGGCTATGCGAAGGACCGGCCGCTATCCTTTGTCTTCATGGCGCGTCGGGACCCGATCGAGGAGGCTGTGCTGGCGAATTGGGGAATTGCCGCCCTCAGTGGCGAATCTGACGATGCGCAGCAGGCGTTGACGGAATTTCTTGAGCGCCTGACCGCCATCGTTGCAGAGGCTTAG